In the Sphingomonas sp. LM7 genome, one interval contains:
- a CDS encoding LLM class flavin-dependent oxidoreductase: MTIDFYWRLPSHGCHGSLRDTAYDRGDWSPIGPRNVAPGLDRNGEDDGFRYVDHLGAIAKAAESVGFIGGLIPSFPNTDDPWVISPLLARETKAFRFMIAFQPGFLNPVHAARMSASLQRATGGRTVFNIITGGGGPSQLWWGDSFSHDDRYGRTTEFLDVFKGVWGGEGFSYDGRFYQVRDGGLSPLLAREEIPEIWFSGSSDAALQSAAKHADYYLSWLEPFDQLADKFARVKARTAALGGEQKCAVRVDLVARPTEEEAWAEVRAGFESLSPERRQRARGGPTDSVGAARQQALRPSDATRYDELIVAPNLWGGFSLLRGGPALGIVGSYEQCAARLDELIARGTDAFILAGTPHLEEAYRVGEEVLPLLGRNAGALLQAAE; the protein is encoded by the coding sequence ATGACCATCGATTTCTACTGGCGCCTGCCGAGCCACGGCTGTCACGGCAGCCTTCGCGACACGGCTTATGATCGCGGCGACTGGTCGCCGATCGGGCCGCGCAACGTCGCCCCCGGCCTCGATCGTAACGGCGAAGATGACGGCTTTCGCTATGTCGATCATCTCGGCGCGATCGCCAAGGCAGCGGAAAGCGTCGGCTTTATCGGTGGGTTGATCCCGTCCTTTCCCAATACCGACGATCCGTGGGTGATCTCGCCGCTGCTTGCGCGCGAGACCAAGGCGTTTCGCTTCATGATCGCGTTCCAGCCGGGGTTCCTCAACCCGGTGCACGCCGCGCGCATGTCGGCGAGCCTGCAGCGCGCGACCGGCGGGCGCACGGTGTTCAACATCATCACCGGGGGCGGCGGACCCTCGCAGCTCTGGTGGGGCGACAGCTTCAGCCATGACGACCGCTATGGCCGCACCACCGAGTTCCTCGACGTGTTCAAGGGAGTGTGGGGCGGAGAGGGTTTCTCCTATGACGGCCGCTTCTATCAGGTGCGCGATGGCGGGCTGTCGCCCTTGCTGGCGCGCGAAGAGATCCCGGAGATCTGGTTCTCGGGTTCGTCCGACGCGGCGTTGCAATCCGCGGCCAAGCACGCCGACTATTATCTCTCGTGGCTCGAGCCGTTCGACCAGCTCGCCGACAAGTTCGCGCGAGTGAAGGCGCGCACCGCGGCGCTGGGCGGCGAGCAGAAATGCGCGGTGCGCGTCGATCTGGTCGCGCGCCCGACCGAGGAGGAAGCCTGGGCCGAAGTCCGAGCCGGCTTCGAGAGCCTGAGCCCCGAGCGCCGGCAACGGGCGCGGGGTGGACCGACCGACTCCGTCGGTGCCGCGCGCCAGCAGGCGCTCAGGCCCAGCGACGCAACCCGCTATGACGAGTTGATCGTCGCACCGAACCTGTGGGGTGGGTTCAGCCTGCTGCGCGGCGGGCCGGCGCTCGGCATCGTTGGCAGCTACGAGCAATGCGCCGCGCGGCTCGACGAACTGATCGCACGCGGCACCGACGCTTTCATCCTCGCCGGCACGCCGCATCTCGAAGAGGCGTATCGCGTCGGCGAGGAAGTCCTGCCGCTGCTCGGGCGCAACGCGGGGGCATTGCTGCAAGCCGCCGAGTAA
- a CDS encoding LLM class flavin-dependent oxidoreductase: MTIQTYWQLDVAEDAGRSEPGARQSGLFRDVRPATLNRYDYYAQVAQAAAQTAFDGLFLPHRPQSDDSGIVAAAIAREVSRLKLIPEFPASAGSAVYAAKQAVSFQRQTQERLGWAITNAGESAARAREGDHVPEDELHARVDEFLTVARGVHAERPFDFAGKHFEVQGGGFQEPLNRVAFPKVFLQGESEEALALSARVADVHLFAAAPLSKLRVFVETLDALALRAGRAIEFGLIQPVLARDDAVDARRDAERAGFPDAAIVGTYADVAERLADLARAGFRHFVLAAPSSLEEAYRIGQHVLPRFRALTERVTAAA; this comes from the coding sequence ATGACGATCCAGACCTATTGGCAGCTCGATGTTGCGGAGGATGCCGGGCGATCCGAGCCGGGGGCGCGGCAATCCGGCCTGTTCCGCGACGTTCGTCCTGCCACGCTCAACCGCTATGACTATTACGCGCAGGTGGCGCAGGCGGCGGCGCAGACGGCGTTCGACGGCCTGTTCCTGCCGCACCGGCCGCAGTCCGACGACAGCGGAATCGTTGCCGCGGCAATCGCGCGCGAAGTGTCACGGCTGAAGCTGATTCCGGAATTCCCGGCATCGGCGGGTTCAGCGGTATATGCCGCCAAACAGGCAGTGAGCTTTCAGCGCCAGACGCAAGAACGGCTTGGCTGGGCAATCACCAATGCCGGCGAAAGTGCGGCGCGCGCCCGCGAAGGCGATCATGTGCCGGAGGACGAATTGCATGCGCGAGTCGACGAGTTCTTGACCGTCGCGCGCGGTGTCCATGCCGAACGGCCGTTCGACTTTGCCGGCAAACATTTCGAAGTGCAGGGCGGTGGCTTCCAGGAGCCGCTCAACCGCGTCGCTTTCCCCAAGGTGTTCCTTCAGGGCGAGAGCGAGGAAGCGCTCGCCCTTTCGGCACGCGTGGCGGATGTGCATCTGTTCGCTGCGGCGCCCTTGTCCAAGCTTCGCGTGTTCGTTGAGACGCTCGACGCGCTGGCGTTGCGAGCGGGCCGAGCGATCGAGTTCGGTCTTATCCAGCCGGTGCTGGCGCGCGACGATGCCGTGGATGCGCGACGCGACGCGGAGCGTGCCGGCTTCCCCGACGCGGCAATCGTCGGGACCTATGCCGACGTCGCCGAGCGGCTTGCCGATCTCGCGCGTGCCGGCTTCCGCCATTTCGTCCTCGCTGCGCCGTCCTCGCTCGAAGAGGCGTATCGCATCGGCCAGCATGTGCTTCCCCGCTTCCGCGCGCTTACCGAGCGCGTGACCGCCGCTGCCTGA
- a CDS encoding nitroreductase family protein: protein MARTPDHPVEPLFVDRWSPRSFTGESVPDAVLASAFEAARWAPSASNAQPWRFLVARHGDAHWQDFVSLLAPRNALWASRASALIVVLSELKVERRGALVDNVSHSFDAGAAWTNFAHQALLLGWHTHGIGGFDRDAARTLLAVPEDFAIETIVALGRQGGLDTLPADFHAGESPSKRRPIAESVFAGRLGEPVFASERDAA, encoded by the coding sequence ATGGCCCGCACCCCCGATCACCCCGTCGAGCCCCTGTTCGTCGATCGCTGGTCGCCGCGCAGCTTTACCGGCGAGTCCGTGCCGGATGCAGTGTTGGCAAGCGCATTCGAAGCGGCGCGCTGGGCGCCTTCAGCTTCGAACGCGCAGCCCTGGCGCTTCCTGGTCGCGCGGCATGGCGACGCGCATTGGCAGGACTTCGTGTCGTTGCTTGCGCCGCGCAACGCACTATGGGCGTCGCGGGCGTCGGCGCTGATCGTCGTGCTGTCGGAGCTGAAGGTCGAGCGCCGCGGCGCGCTGGTCGACAATGTCTCGCACAGCTTCGATGCCGGCGCGGCATGGACCAATTTCGCGCACCAGGCGCTGCTGCTCGGCTGGCATACGCACGGCATTGGCGGGTTCGATCGCGATGCAGCGCGGACGCTGCTGGCAGTACCCGAAGACTTCGCGATCGAGACGATCGTCGCGCTCGGCCGGCAGGGCGGGCTCGATACGCTCCCTGCCGATTTCCACGCCGGCGAGAGCCCGAGCAAGCGCCGGCCGATCGCCGAGAGCGTCTTCGCCGGGCGGCTCGGGGAGCCTGTCTTCGCCAGCGAAAGGGACGCGGCATGA
- a CDS encoding ABC transporter ATP-binding protein, which produces MIHEVLARPAPHSGPAASGALAIRDLHKSFTIAGAPRAVLAGINLDIRPGEFVSIVGASGCGKSTLLRLIVGLDDDYRGEIRLDGERVSTTSLDRGIVFQDHRLFPWMTLEQNIELALLNTDVPKARRAQIVAEHIALVNLTGFETAYPHQLSGGMAQRAAIARALVTEPKLLLLDEPLGALDALTRVRVQNELQRIWMAQRSTMLMVTHDVEEALYLGDRVVVMAPDPGRIKRIVVVDLPHPRDRAAPLLHRLKDEILAELTAVPNGPSNLVHLPGLEAR; this is translated from the coding sequence ATGATCCACGAAGTGCTCGCGCGACCCGCGCCCCATAGCGGCCCTGCCGCCAGCGGCGCGCTCGCAATCCGCGATCTGCACAAGAGCTTCACGATCGCCGGCGCGCCGCGTGCGGTGCTGGCGGGAATCAACCTCGATATCCGTCCCGGGGAGTTCGTCAGCATCGTCGGCGCGTCGGGCTGCGGCAAATCGACCTTGTTGCGGCTGATCGTCGGGCTCGACGACGATTACCGCGGCGAGATCCGCCTCGACGGCGAGCGGGTGTCGACCACCAGCCTCGATCGCGGCATCGTGTTCCAGGATCACCGCCTGTTCCCGTGGATGACGCTCGAGCAGAATATCGAGCTGGCGCTGCTCAACACCGATGTGCCCAAGGCACGGCGCGCGCAGATCGTCGCCGAGCATATCGCGCTGGTGAACCTCACCGGGTTCGAGACTGCCTATCCGCATCAGCTGTCGGGCGGGATGGCGCAGCGCGCTGCGATCGCGCGCGCGCTGGTCACCGAGCCCAAGCTGCTGCTGCTCGACGAGCCGCTCGGCGCACTCGATGCGCTTACCCGGGTGCGGGTGCAGAACGAGCTGCAGCGCATCTGGATGGCGCAGCGATCGACGATGCTGATGGTTACGCACGATGTCGAGGAGGCGCTGTATCTCGGCGACCGCGTCGTGGTGATGGCGCCTGACCCTGGGCGCATCAAGCGGATCGTCGTGGTCGATCTGCCGCATCCGCGCGATCGCGCCGCGCCGCTGTTGCATCGGCTCAAGGACGAGATTCTCGCCGAACTGACCGCTGTCCCGAACGGCCCTTCGAACCTCGTCCATCTTCCTGGCCTGGAGGCACGCTGA
- a CDS encoding ABC transporter permease — translation MNALLARGWVRALIGLIAPALFLIWWQVQAQAGGAHALAFAPIESVGATFVELAVRGSLFSDMAATLWRSLSGLAIGGTLGIALGVAMAIWRPLDRLLNPLLQAIRQVPLMGWLPLLGLWVGTGQGTELIVVSLSAFFPTLLNSFEGVSGVERRFVEVGQIYGFTPWQRFRLILLPGAMPLILTGVTQGLAFAWIASIASEILLGVGGGLGVTMQLAQMQQRIDIILVAILVTAALGFTINRLFLRLRQHLLRWQAPLR, via the coding sequence ATGAACGCGCTGCTCGCACGCGGCTGGGTCCGCGCGCTCATCGGGCTGATCGCCCCGGCGCTGTTCCTGATCTGGTGGCAGGTTCAGGCGCAGGCGGGTGGCGCGCATGCGCTGGCGTTTGCGCCGATCGAGTCGGTCGGCGCGACCTTTGTGGAGCTGGCAGTGCGGGGAAGCCTGTTCTCCGACATGGCGGCAACCTTGTGGCGAAGCCTCAGCGGTCTGGCCATCGGCGGCACGCTGGGGATCGCGCTCGGCGTGGCGATGGCGATCTGGCGGCCGCTCGATCGGCTGCTCAATCCGTTGCTTCAGGCGATCCGCCAGGTGCCGCTGATGGGCTGGCTGCCGCTGCTCGGGCTGTGGGTGGGCACGGGACAGGGGACCGAGCTGATCGTCGTCAGCCTCTCGGCCTTCTTTCCAACGCTGCTCAACAGCTTCGAAGGCGTTTCAGGCGTCGAACGGCGCTTCGTCGAGGTCGGGCAGATCTATGGCTTCACGCCGTGGCAGCGCTTCCGGCTGATCCTGCTGCCCGGCGCGATGCCACTGATTCTAACCGGGGTGACGCAGGGCCTGGCCTTTGCGTGGATCGCGTCGATCGCCAGCGAGATACTTCTCGGTGTCGGCGGGGGGCTGGGGGTGACGATGCAGCTCGCCCAGATGCAGCAGCGGATCGACATCATCCTCGTCGCGATCCTGGTCACCGCCGCGCTCGGCTTCACGATCAATCGCCTGTTCCTGCGTCTCCGCCAGCATCTGCTGCGCTGGCAGGCGCCCCTGCGCTGA
- a CDS encoding ABC transporter permease: protein MASAALPALPAPRRQSPLASLLAPVVLLALWQFACLSGVFPPQVLVPPSEVGRTLWQLAETGELQRHIGESMTRLALGFAIGALAGLAFGAAIALSRLAEAAFGPFFFAVWQVPVIAFVPMLVIFLGIDEQFKVAIVILAAFFPVALAAFDGIRGVPKAWFEVARVYRTRLPDLIWRILVPATLPAVVTGLRVALTRAWVVLIAAELLAADSGIGQMMEMGRQMFRIDVVLAGVVVSGVIGFLLDRGAKAIERRASRWRAA from the coding sequence ATGGCCAGCGCCGCGCTTCCTGCGCTTCCTGCGCCGCGTCGGCAGTCGCCGCTGGCGTCGCTGCTCGCGCCGGTCGTGCTGCTGGCATTGTGGCAGTTCGCCTGCCTGAGCGGGGTGTTTCCGCCGCAGGTGCTCGTCCCGCCGAGCGAAGTCGGGCGCACGCTCTGGCAGCTTGCGGAAACCGGGGAACTGCAGCGTCACATCGGCGAGAGCATGACCCGGCTGGCACTGGGCTTCGCGATCGGGGCGCTGGCGGGGCTGGCATTCGGCGCGGCGATCGCCTTGTCGCGGCTGGCCGAAGCGGCGTTCGGTCCGTTCTTCTTCGCGGTATGGCAGGTGCCGGTGATCGCGTTCGTACCGATGCTGGTGATCTTCCTGGGCATCGACGAGCAGTTCAAGGTCGCGATCGTCATCCTCGCTGCCTTCTTCCCGGTCGCGCTCGCCGCATTCGACGGGATCCGCGGCGTGCCCAAGGCGTGGTTCGAAGTCGCGCGGGTCTATCGCACCCGGCTTCCCGATCTGATCTGGCGCATCCTCGTGCCCGCTACGCTTCCCGCGGTCGTCACCGGACTGCGCGTGGCGCTGACTCGCGCCTGGGTGGTGCTGATCGCCGCCGAACTGCTCGCAGCGGACAGCGGCATCGGACAGATGATGGAGATGGGGCGGCAGATGTTCCGCATCGACGTCGTGCTCGCCGGCGTGGTTGTCAGCGGGGTGATCGGCTTCCTGCTCGATCGCGGGGCCAAGGCGATCGAGCGTCGCGCATCGCGCTGGAGGGCGGCATGA
- a CDS encoding ABC transporter substrate-binding protein, which yields MAIQKPKSIKAWAIGAVVLVAVVALAAFQFRGSGGAQSKTVTIAGIAYPFEGRQVYNGLTGVVIRDGWLKAELAKRGVELALTPVPTAVGGPLINEGFSGKRIDFAAYGDFPAIIAISGGVPLRLVAPTGQGLHSYLVVRNGLAAKSIGDLKGKRIALHRGRPWELPFSKLLDANGLKQSDFKIVNINPAATPAALASGNIDATFLLSDGLLLEQKGAGRVIWSTKQGPADWRMRAELFGRGDFVDDNPELTQLVVNAYVRAAAWSAQDSNRERVIRDSSRGSMPVEIIARDYANDGIPWRERFSPTFTPELVAHYRSVADYAFERGLVRNRVDVDKLIDRRFVAPALRDAKLEGFWSPTAPAPAQAQAVAPKAS from the coding sequence GTGGCGATCCAGAAACCCAAATCGATCAAGGCGTGGGCAATCGGCGCGGTGGTGCTGGTCGCCGTGGTGGCGCTGGCCGCCTTCCAGTTCCGCGGCAGTGGGGGAGCGCAGTCGAAGACCGTAACGATCGCCGGGATCGCCTACCCGTTCGAGGGCAGGCAGGTCTATAACGGGCTGACTGGGGTGGTGATCCGCGACGGCTGGCTCAAGGCCGAGCTCGCCAAGCGCGGCGTCGAGCTGGCGCTGACCCCGGTGCCGACCGCGGTCGGCGGGCCGCTGATCAACGAAGGCTTTTCGGGCAAGCGGATCGACTTCGCCGCCTATGGCGACTTCCCGGCGATCATCGCGATTTCGGGCGGGGTGCCGCTCCGGCTCGTAGCGCCGACGGGGCAGGGGCTGCACAGCTATCTGGTGGTGCGCAACGGCCTGGCGGCCAAGAGCATCGGCGATCTCAAGGGCAAGCGCATCGCGCTCCACCGTGGCCGGCCGTGGGAGCTGCCCTTCTCCAAGCTGCTCGACGCAAACGGCCTCAAGCAGAGCGACTTCAAGATCGTCAATATCAACCCCGCCGCTACGCCTGCGGCTCTGGCATCGGGCAATATCGACGCGACTTTTCTGCTCTCTGACGGACTGCTGCTCGAGCAGAAGGGCGCGGGGCGGGTGATCTGGTCGACCAAACAGGGACCGGCCGATTGGCGGATGCGCGCCGAGCTGTTCGGCCGCGGCGATTTCGTCGACGACAATCCCGAGCTGACCCAGCTGGTGGTCAACGCCTATGTCCGCGCTGCGGCGTGGTCGGCGCAGGACTCCAATCGCGAGCGAGTGATCCGCGATTCCTCGCGCGGGTCGATGCCGGTCGAGATCATCGCGCGCGATTATGCCAATGACGGGATTCCGTGGCGCGAGCGCTTCTCGCCGACCTTTACCCCCGAGCTGGTCGCGCATTATCGTTCGGTCGCCGACTATGCCTTCGAGCGCGGGCTGGTGCGCAACAGGGTCGATGTCGACAAGCTGATCGACCGGCGCTTCGTCGCCCCGGCGCTGCGCGACGCCAAGCTCGAGGGATTCTGGAGCCCGACGGCGCCCGCCCCCGCCCAGGCGCAGGCCGTCGCGCCCAAGGCGTCCTGA
- a CDS encoding ABC transporter substrate-binding protein encodes MSTGTAASKPACIWITRCPVPAASGVAWSLGWMTEAFGRDGIGVKRVLETGLNLVSSDPEQQARALFREGGNIQALAARADGAPTRVIGLTWIDERQAIMVRPDTRIMGPADLKGLRFALPGFARTRGESIARGMALHGIKGALTLGGLDLDDVALVDLPAPPVEQPTAAGMRRLWLGLEWLADGRVDAVYVKGAAAAETAARLGLTVGVDLDAYPSRLARVNNGTPRPITVHEHMIEQHFDLVVRFLEQTLRAADWASTNLAQLRHILAHETLAGVPAVDAAYRNDFHRSLHPDLSPDRIEMLRNQANFLWHHGFLDEAVDVDRWIDPRPFEAALLRRSAPLEAV; translated from the coding sequence ATGTCGACAGGCACCGCCGCCTCCAAACCCGCATGTATCTGGATCACCCGCTGCCCGGTGCCCGCGGCATCGGGCGTGGCATGGTCGCTCGGCTGGATGACCGAAGCGTTCGGGCGCGACGGCATCGGGGTCAAGCGCGTCCTCGAAACCGGGCTCAACCTCGTCTCGTCCGATCCCGAGCAACAGGCGCGCGCGCTGTTTCGCGAGGGCGGCAACATCCAGGCACTCGCCGCGCGCGCCGACGGCGCTCCCACCCGCGTGATCGGCCTCACCTGGATCGACGAGCGCCAGGCGATCATGGTCCGCCCCGACACCCGGATCATGGGGCCCGCCGACCTGAAGGGGCTGCGCTTCGCCCTGCCCGGCTTCGCACGCACTCGCGGCGAGAGCATCGCGCGCGGCATGGCGCTGCACGGGATCAAGGGTGCGCTCACGCTCGGCGGGCTCGATCTCGACGACGTGGCTCTGGTCGACCTGCCCGCCCCACCGGTCGAGCAGCCCACCGCGGCGGGCATGCGCCGGCTGTGGCTCGGGCTCGAATGGCTCGCCGACGGGCGCGTCGATGCCGTCTATGTGAAGGGCGCCGCCGCTGCCGAGACCGCCGCCCGGCTGGGCCTCACCGTCGGCGTCGATCTCGATGCCTATCCCAGCCGCCTCGCGCGCGTGAACAACGGCACGCCGCGCCCGATCACCGTCCACGAGCACATGATCGAGCAGCATTTCGACCTGGTCGTCCGCTTCCTCGAACAGACGCTGCGCGCCGCCGACTGGGCCTCGACCAACCTGGCGCAACTGCGGCACATATTGGCGCACGAGACCTTGGCCGGCGTCCCCGCCGTCGATGCCGCCTATCGCAACGATTTCCACCGTTCGCTCCATCCCGATCTTTCTCCCGACCGGATCGAGATGCTGCGAAACCAGGCCAACTTCCTCTGGCACCACGGTTTTCTTGACGAAGCAGTCGATGTCGATCGCTGGATCGACCCGCGACCATTCGAAGCCGCCCTACTGCGCCGATCCGCCCCTCTGGAAGCCGTGTAA
- a CDS encoding sigma-54-dependent Fis family transcriptional regulator, which translates to MVAAPHKHMVETADIGLSSRKQPGGRPLLAFDSEKHHSVGPRARAFIFSDPQSRALIPLIERTAPSEANILVIGETGTGKELVARYVHSLSDRANGPFIAVNCGAFSESLIEGELFGYEKGAYTGAHLARPGWFEAANGGTLFLDEIGEMPLSLQVKLLRVLQEREVVRLGSRTPIPLDVRVVAATNVDLHKSVANGSFRPDLYYRLQVVTLPLLPLRERRADILPLARHFLQTYGDKIQPRRLDLGPAAEEALYRHDWPGNIRELENAIYRATLVCQDGVIQVADLGLSGFVYADPVASFSPVDPDLADLEDLVRPLVDTLLKGEHDALLDRLVSTVVTETFERCASNQIKTAAALGVTRNVVRTHLKNFGLI; encoded by the coding sequence ATGGTCGCAGCCCCGCACAAGCATATGGTCGAAACCGCCGACATCGGCCTGTCGTCGCGCAAGCAGCCGGGCGGCCGCCCGCTGCTGGCGTTCGATTCGGAAAAGCATCACTCGGTGGGGCCGCGCGCGCGCGCCTTCATCTTCTCCGATCCGCAGTCACGCGCGCTGATCCCGCTGATCGAACGCACCGCGCCGAGCGAAGCCAACATCCTCGTCATCGGCGAGACCGGCACCGGCAAGGAACTGGTCGCACGCTATGTCCATTCGCTCAGCGACCGTGCCAACGGGCCCTTCATCGCCGTCAATTGCGGCGCGTTCTCGGAATCGCTGATCGAGGGCGAGCTCTTCGGCTATGAGAAGGGCGCCTATACCGGCGCGCACCTCGCCCGCCCCGGCTGGTTCGAAGCGGCCAATGGCGGCACCCTGTTCCTCGACGAGATCGGCGAGATGCCGCTGTCGCTCCAGGTCAAGTTGCTGCGCGTGCTGCAGGAGCGCGAAGTCGTCCGCCTCGGTTCGCGGACGCCGATCCCGCTCGACGTCCGCGTCGTCGCCGCGACCAATGTCGATCTGCACAAATCGGTGGCGAACGGCAGCTTCCGTCCGGATCTCTATTACCGCCTCCAGGTGGTGACGCTGCCGCTGCTGCCCTTGCGCGAACGCCGCGCCGACATCCTGCCGCTCGCCCGCCACTTCCTCCAGACCTATGGCGACAAGATCCAGCCGCGCCGGCTCGATCTCGGCCCCGCCGCCGAGGAAGCGCTCTACCGCCATGACTGGCCGGGCAATATCCGCGAGTTGGAGAATGCGATCTACCGCGCCACGCTCGTCTGTCAGGACGGTGTGATCCAGGTTGCCGATCTGGGCCTGTCGGGTTTCGTCTATGCCGATCCGGTAGCGTCCTTCTCGCCAGTCGATCCCGATCTGGCGGATCTCGAAGACCTTGTCCGCCCGCTGGTCGATACCCTGCTCAAGGGCGAGCACGACGCGCTGCTCGACCGGCTGGTCAGCACCGTCGTCACCGAGACGTTCGAGCGCTGCGCGTCGAACCAGATCAAGACCGCCGCCGCGCTCGGCGTCACGCGCAATGTCGTGCGCACGCACCTCAAGAATTTCGGGCTGATCTGA
- a CDS encoding ABC transporter substrate-binding protein: protein MATQTPLEELWFTRCPVPTATGIAYKLGWLTDEFAADGIALRTLQESGSELGRHHYDHRLPTLIREGGNMLSIAARAQGEPTRLVGLTWIEESQLILTRPDTGIASAADLKGRRLALPGWTHNDIPSHVRGTSIARGMSLAGYKGALASAGLTLDDIDLVEVPDRLRNIGGSGRDLAPRRFGLGRLWPIDALVSGRVDAIYVKGAAALDDAREAGLTVALDLDALPDRRFRVNNGTPRPITVHQHLLDQHFDVLVRFLAVTLRAADWVRAEPDKLRGILEFETEGTPQAVDHAYRHLHEGLHPTLDAERLALFEQQKKFLFTHGFLDADFALADWIDPRPLEAARALAAQPLTEAA from the coding sequence ATGGCGACACAGACCCCGCTCGAAGAACTCTGGTTCACCCGTTGTCCGGTGCCCACCGCGACCGGCATCGCCTACAAGCTCGGCTGGCTGACCGACGAATTCGCCGCCGACGGCATCGCGCTGCGCACCTTGCAGGAATCGGGCTCCGAACTCGGCCGCCACCATTACGACCACCGCCTGCCCACCTTGATCCGCGAGGGCGGCAACATGCTCTCGATCGCCGCGCGCGCGCAGGGCGAACCGACCAGGCTGGTCGGGCTTACCTGGATCGAGGAGAGCCAGCTCATCCTCACCCGGCCCGACACCGGCATCGCGAGCGCCGCCGACCTCAAGGGCCGCCGCCTCGCGCTCCCCGGCTGGACGCACAACGACATCCCCAGCCACGTCCGCGGCACCAGCATCGCGCGCGGCATGTCGCTCGCCGGCTACAAGGGCGCGCTTGCCTCAGCGGGCCTGACGCTCGACGATATCGATCTGGTCGAAGTGCCCGATCGCCTCCGCAACATCGGCGGCAGCGGGCGCGATCTCGCCCCGCGCCGCTTCGGGCTCGGCCGACTATGGCCGATCGATGCGCTCGTCTCGGGCCGGGTCGATGCAATCTACGTCAAGGGCGCCGCCGCGCTCGACGATGCGCGCGAGGCGGGGCTCACGGTCGCGCTCGACCTCGACGCCCTCCCCGACCGCCGCTTCCGCGTCAACAACGGCACGCCGCGGCCGATCACCGTCCACCAGCACCTGCTCGACCAGCATTTCGACGTGCTGGTCCGCTTCCTCGCAGTGACGCTGCGCGCCGCCGACTGGGTCCGGGCCGAGCCCGACAAACTCCGCGGCATCCTCGAATTCGAGACCGAAGGCACCCCGCAGGCGGTCGACCATGCCTATCGCCACCTGCACGAAGGGCTGCACCCGACGCTCGACGCCGAACGGCTCGCCCTGTTCGAGCAGCAGAAGAAGTTCCTGTTCACCCACGGCTTCCTCGACGCCGATTTTGCGCTCGCCGACTGGATCGACCCGCGCCCGCTCGAAGCCGCCCGCGCGCTCGCCGCGCAACCCCTTACCGAAGCCGCCTGA
- a CDS encoding class II aldolase/adducin family protein — protein MSEQSGLSPATIAFIAEQEQDARRAFRLLRETRTISASGTLFIAVRIPGEDKIITFNYQGLWADDPDAPQTAVIDFDGNSYWHNKPGGAARYAKLFRTHEGVQAVSHVHTPHLGAYSQAHSTLPLLYVPNRRFRFTSELPVYINRRQPEVDFILDSIEADREVPGIVEANGGATVWSWKGLRDLVDNIVLLEEGAQFQILGQALGGSQPFGPGVLEQQWKMGKLVPPDASVSDDGTIQYANAVAAE, from the coding sequence ATGTCCGAACAATCCGGTCTTTCGCCCGCAACCATCGCCTTCATCGCCGAGCAGGAACAGGACGCGCGCCGCGCCTTCCGCCTGCTGCGCGAGACGCGCACCATCTCGGCGAGCGGCACGCTGTTCATCGCCGTGCGCATCCCCGGCGAAGACAAGATCATCACCTTCAACTATCAGGGCCTCTGGGCCGACGATCCCGACGCGCCGCAGACCGCGGTGATCGATTTCGATGGCAACAGCTATTGGCACAACAAGCCCGGCGGCGCCGCGCGCTACGCCAAATTGTTCCGCACGCACGAGGGCGTCCAGGCAGTCAGCCACGTCCACACCCCGCATCTCGGCGCCTATTCGCAGGCGCATTCCACGCTGCCCCTGCTCTACGTCCCCAACCGCCGCTTCCGCTTCACCAGCGAGCTGCCGGTCTACATCAACCGCCGCCAGCCCGAAGTCGACTTCATCCTCGATTCGATCGAGGCCGATCGTGAGGTCCCCGGCATCGTCGAGGCCAATGGCGGCGCGACGGTGTGGAGCTGGAAGGGCCTGCGCGACCTCGTCGACAACATCGTCCTGCTCGAGGAAGGCGCGCAGTTCCAGATCCTCGGCCAGGCGCTCGGCGGCTCGCAGCCCTTCGGCCCGGGCGTGCTCGAACAGCAATGGAAGATGGGCAAGCTCGTGCCCCCCGATGCCAGCGTCTCGGACGACGGCACCATCCAGTACGCCAACGCCGTCGCGGCCGAGTAA